From the genome of Penaeus monodon isolate SGIC_2016 chromosome 16, NSTDA_Pmon_1, whole genome shotgun sequence, one region includes:
- the LOC119582681 gene encoding mucin-2-like → MKLLVIAVLVTACAGRPDDLSWDFSEWQPILAPCPSCRQGRVLQAAPVIPIKLPKSTKTGAVKASLVPLPQSSPAPTFPPARTSPAPTSKHQGGRVQLVYLPEGSIQQLSSANAARIIPTSRAPQRAESLEVVPPPPAPQAIQSIEFSDKQKRDHEGRIVQGGVNNALPMSLVTAQGKEGDALEKLRLLETALSTSSQEANANQQDGRLPRVFIAPSHVPPPPGYVKIPLVPQGGSGAQDPRGAAPLPPTFLTPDNRSPPPGFVKFDLPPGVNQLSQDIPVVVPNSQIGPNFQPGRPVPSPFPGLTRPDASINFQAQGERDAKVLGTPQSRPPIQTIPQGEAKPIFPTTTPRPSPLPTTRPPFQAKPTAPQPQPFPPRQPLPFPQQFPPNPNQPRPFNSVPGQPSFTGFPGQPFPQTSQLFPQSGQPFIQPGQPISRPGQFPPRPNQPFPQAGQPFPLAGQPFRQPVQPFPQAGQPFPRPGQPFPQPGQPFPQPGQPFPQPGQPVIQPGQPILPQHSNQNQTIFREQPIRPDFPTINGFQPNFPAIFPPNPFQPRIPQQPSPRPPTQPSPRPAQNTPRPPVRPERPSPSPFPTTTTEAPTTFRQTTPKSVLGTTPRPQLVSQTSSRPFPDPFRSPRPTPSSSPRPTPRPVVTTPRPTLITSPTTPSSPSTPFSLSSSRPFDITPAPQLTPRPLPSVPESSPRPFDSSPRPFVSSLGSFDSSPRPFDSSPRPFDSSPRPFDSSPRPFDSSPGPFDSSPRPFDSSPGPFESSPRPLDPSPRPFNSFSRPPPPGPFSPFTTRPLPSPSPFLPAASFPRIPGFQEPESPQIPSLLRPQSPPTPFFSTSPNPESQFSQGTPAPEILPQNSLFQEAQVPEAEGFQESSTPSIPSFQSTPAPRIPLFQGTSTPNFPSFQSTGAPQIPSFQATGAPQNPSFQTTSAAQLPSFQGTPAPRIPSFQGTATPEIPAFQTTGAPQRTTVQERPRRPKFPSFQRPRITTASPVEDLTTIPDENEFLTPAPTTFTTPTPPTTTTIKVTTFKPRFNFNVGSRRPFIRRKPRPTPVNDEKKDNEEKKADGLKKTETATLFPPFSVARTLNPLRKEEENAGDSSSAGQGITVPPSGVFGRRLRPRTRKPSTQSEGDSDSPVSTPALRNHDSPSARTRQLPAWLKSRRRLRGRFRSTTTTEPSAQDNDYIDDTPVDVLDDNGFSGAESTLVVFSRPPQNEVGEHFIPEDAVKTLAEEAEALKNEEVEEALIAAEEAVLSYAEEVDAESNREDAIHNLEENAKITETDGEEPLPEPEAEPHEPQASYEDYNAETTDVAPEPEPEPEHQTERITELRLL, encoded by the exons GTTGGTGATAGCTGTGTTGGTGACTGCATGTGCAGGTCGGCCCGATGACCTGTCATGGGACTTCAGTGAATGGCAGCCAATCCTTGCCCCATGCCCGTCATGCCGCCAGGGCCGTGTCCTTCAGGCTGCTCCCGTTATACCCATAAAGTTACCGAAATCCACGAAGACAGGAGCGGTGAAAGCTTCCCTGgttccccttccacagagctccCCGGCACCAACTTTCCCTCCTGCACGCACTTCCCCTGCTCCGACGTCCAAGCACCAGGGAGGCCGCGTGCAGCTGGTCTATCTCCCCGAAGGATCTATACAGCAGCTGAGTTCAGCAAACGCGGCCCGCATCATACCAACATCCCGAGCCCCTCAAAGAGCAGAATCCCTAGaagttgttcctcctcctcccgctcctcaaGCCATCCAGAGCATTGAGTTTTCAGATAAGCAGAAGCGTGATCACGAAGGCAGAATTGTGCAAGGAGGAGTAAACAATGCTTTGCCTATGTCCTTGGTAACTGcccaggggaaggagggagatgcaTTAGAGAAGTTGCGTCTCCTGGAGACAGCTTTGTCTACTTCATCCCAAGAGGCCAACGCAAACCAACAGGATGGACGTTTACCAAGAGTGTTTATTGCTCCTTCCCATGTCCCACCTCCTCCTGGCTATGTAAAGATTCCTCTAGTTCCCCAAGGAGGCTCAGGTGCACAAGACCCAAGAGgtgctgctcctcttcctcctaccttcctcactCCCGATAACCGCAGTCCACCTCCAGGATTTGTTAAGTTTGACCTTCCTCCTGGTGTAAACCAGCTGTCACAGGATATCCCTGTGGTCGTACCAAATTCTCAGATCGGGCCAAACTTCCAGCCTGGACGCCCtgtcccctcgcccttccctggCCTTACCCGACCTGATGCCTCCATAAACTTCCAGGCACAAGGAGAACGTGATGCCAAAGTTCTTGGAACACCCCAAAGCAGGCCACCAATCCAGACCATTCCACAGGGAGAAGCAAAGCCGATCTTCCCAACGACCACTCCCAGACCGAGTCCACTGCCCACCACTAGACCTCCATTCCAGGCCAAACCTACAGCCCCGCAGCCACAGCCATTCCCTCCTCGCCAGCCATTACCTTTCCCCCAGCAGTTCCCCCCAAATCCTAATCAGCCACGTCCTTTCAACTCTGTACCAGGCCAACCATCCTTTACTGGATTCCCTGGACAGCCATTCCCTCAAACAAGCCAACTCTTCCCTCAATCTGGTCAGCCATTCATTCAACCAGGTCAACCAATCTCACGTCCTGGCCAGTTTCCCCCTCGCCCTAATCAACCTTTCCCACAAGCTGGTCAGCCATTCCCACTGGCTGGGCAACCATTTAGACAACCAGTACAGCCCTTCCCCCAGGCTGGCCAACCTTTCCCACGCCCTGGGCAGCCTTTCCCACAACCTGGTCAACCTTTCCCACAACCTGGTCAACCTTTCCCACAACCTGGGCAACCAGTCATTCAGCCAGGACAACCGATTCTTCCACAACATTCAAACCAGAACCAAACTATCTTTAGAGAACAACCCATCAGGCCTGATTTCCCTACAATCAATGGCTTTCAACCAAACTTCCCGGCCATTTTCCCACCAAATCCCTTCCAGCCTCGGATACCCCAACAGCCTTCTCCACGGCCGCCAACACAGCCGTCGCCTCGACCAGCACAAAACACCCCACGACCACCTGTCCGTCCAGAAAGACCCAGTCCATCACCTTTCCCTACTACGACCACGGAAGCTCCTACAACATTCCGTCAAACCACACCTAAATCTGTTTTAGGGACGACTCCCCGGCCCCAGCTAGTATCTCAGACATCATCAAGACCTTTCCCTGATCCTTTCCGTTCGCCGAGACCAACACCATCTTCGTCCCCTCGACCTACACCAAGGCCAGTTGTAACCACTCCAAGACCAACACTAATCACGTCACCAACaactccatcctctccctccacgcccttctctctgtcttcatcaAGACCCTTTGATATCACACCAGCTCCTCAGCTGACCCCTAGGCCATTACCTTCAGTGCCCGAATCTTCCCCAAGACCTTTCGATTCCTCCCCAAGACCTTTTGTTTCCTCTCTAGGATCTTTTGATTCCTCCCCACGACCTTTTGATTCCTCCCCAAGACCTTTTGATTCCTCCCCAAGACCTTTTGATTCCTCCCCAAGACCTTTTGATTCCTCCCCAGGACCTTTTGATTCCTCCCCAAGACCTTTTGATTCCTCTCCAGGACCTTTTGAGTCCTCCCCAAGACCTCTTGATCCCTCCCCAAGACCTTTTAATTCATTCTCAAGACCTCCTCCTCCAGGACCTTTCTCACCTTTCACCACGaggcctctcccttccccgtcgCCTTTCCTCCCTGCAGCATCATTTCCACGAATTCCAGGTTTCCAAGAGCCTGAGTCACCCCAAATTCCTTCGCTCCTTCGACCGCAAAGTCCTCCAACCCCATTCTTTTCGACATCCCCCAACCCAGAGAGCCAATTCTCCCAAGGAACTCCAGCACCTGAAATTTTGCCCCAAAATTCACTTTTCCAAGAAGCACAAGTTCCTGAAGCTGAAGGATTCCAAGAATCTTCAACTCCAAGCATCCCATCTTTCCAGAGCACTCCAGCTCCAAGAATACCATTATTCCAAGGGACTTCTACACCTAACTTCCCATCCTTCCAGTCAACAGGAGCACCTCAGATTCCATCCTTCCAGGCTACAGGGGCACCCCAGAATCCATCTTTCCAGACAACAAGTGCAGCTCAGCTTCCATCCTTCCAAGGCACTCCAGCTCCTAGAATCCCATCTTTCCAAGGAACAGCAACACCTGAAATCCCAGCTTTCCAGACAACTGGAGCACCTCAAAGAACAACAGTCCAGGAAAGACCTAGGAGACCTAAATTCCCATCCTTCCAGAGACCAAGGATTACAACTGCTTCCCCTGTAGAAGATCTGACAACCATCCCAGATGAAAATGAATTTTTGACACCAGCACCCACAACTTTCACAACCCCAACGCCACCAACTACAACCACTATCAAGGTTACTACATTCAAACCCAGATTTAACTTTAATGTTGGCAGTAGACGGCCATTCATTAGAAGGAAGCCTCGACCAACTCCTGTAAATGACGAAAAGAAGGACAATGAGGAGAAAAAGGCTGATGGTCTCAAGAAAACTGAAACTGCCACTCTTTTCCCACCTTTCTCAGTCGCCCGCACTCTTAACCCActtcgaaaagaagaagaaaatgctgGAGATAGTTCCTCTGCTGGTCAAGGAATCACAGTTCCACCATCAGGAGTTTTCGGAAGACGTCTTCGTCCCCGCACAAGGAAACCCTCTACTCAGTCTGAGGGAGATTCTGACTCACCAGTCAGCACACCAGCCTTAAGAAACCATGATAGCCCTAGTGCAAGAACCCGCCAGTTGCCAGCATGGTTGAAGTCTCGACGTCGTCTGCGTGGACGCTTCCGCAGCACCACAACAACTGAGCCTTCAGCACAGGATAATGATTACATTGATGATACTCCAGTTGACGTACTAGACGATAATGGATTTAGTGGAGCCGAGTCGACATTAGTGGTTTTCAGCCGTCCACCTCAAAATGAGGTTGGAGAACATTTTATTCCTGAAGATGCAGTCAAAACTCTTGCAGAAGAAGCTGAAGCTCTCAAGAATGAGGAGGTTGAAGAAGCTTTAATAGCTGCTGAGGAGGCTGTTCTAAGTTACGCAGAGGAAGTTGATGCAGAGTCTAATCGTGAAGACGCCATACACAACCTTGAAGAAAACGCGAAAATAACAGAGACTGACGGTGAGGAACCACTGCCAGAACCAGAAGCAGAACCTCATGAACCACAAGCATCATACGAGGACTACAATGCTGAGACGACGGATGTGGCTCCCGAACCGGAACCCGAACCAGAGCACCAAACAGA GCGAATCACAGAACTACGACTACTATGA